Genomic DNA from Streptomyces venezuelae:
GGACCGCGCCGTGGCGCCGAACTCCGCGCACAGGGCGGCAGCCGCCGTACTGAAGTCCTCACGGGAGATGTAGCCGTTGCCGTCCTGGTCGAAGGTGGCGAACCGGGCCGCGATCCTACGCTCGTACTCGGCACTGTCCATGATCTTCGGGCCGCCTCACTTCCGCGGTTGGGTACGTGTTCAGGGGCTGTTTCCCCAGCTGCGAGCGTACGTGCTGCCGGCCGCCGCGAGGTGGGAAAACGGAGCTTGTGTCAAGACCGCGGGAATTCCGGGACAGGGGTGTTCCATGGGTGTGATGTGCTGCACTGTGCTGCGTGGAAGCGGTCGCGGCAAGTGTCATAGCGGTGCTCGGAACTCTCCTGGGCGCGGGGCTCACCCACTCCTTTCAGAGGAGGGCGATCGAGCGGACGGAACGGTTCACGCGCGGGGAGAAACTGCGACAGGAACGCATAGATGCGTACTGCGCGTATGCCGGGGCATTGGTCAACTACCGGCGGATCCTGGTCGACCGCTGGTTCAGCAGGGCGGAGAACCGGCAGGAGGAGACCGAGGAGTTGCGCTTCCGTTCGTACGAGATGAGGTCCGACGCGCAGGAGGCGCTGTTCCGCGTGCAGTTGCTCACCCATGACGAGGAGCTGGTGCGACTGGCGTGGGAGACGCTCGACCACGTGGCCGACGTGCACCGGGCGGACGACCGGGACGCGCTGGCCGAGCGGCGCCGCGTCTCGCGCGAGGCCATCAACTCCTTCGTGGCGACGGCCAAGCAGGACGTGGCCTAGGGCTCATGTCCTACGCGGAGAGCGGCGTCGCGCCGTCGTCCAGGGCCGCGGGAACGTCGGGGAAGACCTCGAAGAGGCGGCGGACGCCGAGGGCCGCGAGGACGCGGTTCACGTGGGAGCCGTCCTCGGCGCCCTTGGCGGGCAGTATCAGCCGCAGCCTGCCCTGGAAGGAACGGATGAGGCGGCGCGTGGCGATCAGCACGCCGACGCCGCTGGAGTCGCAGAACAGCACTTCGGAGAGGTCGAGGACGATGCGGCGGCGGCCGTCGGCGACAGCGTCGTGCACGCGCTGACGCAGGACGGGCGAGGTCAGCAGGTCCATCTCGCCGGAGACGCACAGCACGGCCCAGCCCTCCTGCTCGCCCACGGTCACCTTGAGCGTCACGCGCCACGCCTCTCGCTCGCCGTTGCCTGCTCCGCGCCTGCGGAGTGATCGCGGAGTGATCCGGAAGCAGTCCCTACGTTTCGTTCTGCTTCAGCTGCCCCACCTGCCTCCCATGAAACACCAGCAGGCCGTCGTCAATATCATCCGGCCTCCCGCGAAGTGCGCGCTTTGCCGCAAACAGGAGTGTGTTGTCAGCGGCGCCGACTACATTCGAGAGAGAGCAGAAACCCGAAGTACCGTTCGAGTGGGCAGCAGAAACAGAGCAGAAGCAGCACCGGGCAAGCGCACGAGGGGGCCGCATGCCGAAGGACGCGCCGCGGCGCTGGGACCGCCGCATGCAGCAGCGGCTCGCGCACGGGGAGGCCGCCGCGCTCGGCGAGCTGTACGACAGGTT
This window encodes:
- a CDS encoding STAS domain-containing protein, whose product is MTLKVTVGEQEGWAVLCVSGEMDLLTSPVLRQRVHDAVADGRRRIVLDLSEVLFCDSSGVGVLIATRRLIRSFQGRLRLILPAKGAEDGSHVNRVLAALGVRRLFEVFPDVPAALDDGATPLSA